The following proteins are encoded in a genomic region of Populus nigra chromosome 16, ddPopNigr1.1, whole genome shotgun sequence:
- the LOC133675036 gene encoding uncharacterized protein LOC133675036 isoform X1, which translates to MALVTHQMQGSYATFPSRPLSWSKGVKLKQRVTELQMVGRTDMCFSVKQSLRLSAGAFSHGPKVKLLRVSAFKGSAQNDESGGRANGSKVSKKSVKLSYVPKESGETMMDSSKVHSIPVSYTSEANERIAGSPAINKLFKKWLSMLRTQSPSQVADEILEEGPPPREELQQAQNTTQNKERVDIVKSVWYHFLSLDATIKIPILTFIPLFLAVNVMYGAGVSKELTPLWILGPLIVAFYIKLLQGLWALYVFSFRQTIKVIKNVPTYCLVASGYIRQGKLKEDIQGRVLQPLQSFKNLDRKEFSRKKMMELQEWLMEKYLDYVESIWPYYCRAIRFLKRANLI; encoded by the exons ATGGCATTGGTGACCCATCAGATGCAG GGTTCTTATGCAACATTTCCTTCGAGGCCTTTATCTTGGAGCAAAGGGGTGAAGTTGAAGCAACGAGTAACAGAACTTCAGATGGTAGGGAGAACAGATATGTGTTTTTCAGTAAAACAGAGTCTTCGTTTAAG TGCAGGGGCTTTCTCACATGGACCTAAAGTAAAGCTCTTGAGAGTTTCAGCTTTTAAAGGCAGTGCACAAAATGATGAATCAGGAGGCAGAGCTAATGGATCCAAAGTTTCAAAAAAATCTGTTAAACTTTCTTATGTGCCAAAAGAAAGTGGGGAGACCATGATGGACTCTTCAAAGGTGCATAGTATTCCAGTTTCCTATACTTCTGAAGCAAATGAAAGAATTGCAGGATCCCCtgctattaataaattattcaagaaatGGCTCAGCATGTTGCGCACACAATCTCCAAGTCAAGTTGCAGATGAGATTCTGGAAGAAGGACCTCCTCCAAGGGAAGAATTGCAACAAGCTCAAAATACCACCCAAAATAAGGAGAGAGTTGATATTGTAAAGTCAGTTTGGTATCACTTCCTGAGTCTGGATGCAACAATAAAGATACCCATACTGACATT CATTCCTTTGTTCCTGGCCGTCAATGTGATGTATGGAGCTGGAGTGTCGAAGGAATTGACTCCATTGTGGATTTTGGGTCCCCTTATTGTTGCTTTCTACATCAAGTTACTCCAGGGCTTGTGGGCACTCTATGTTTTCAGCTTTAGGCAGacaattaaagttataaaaaatgTACCTACCTACTGTCTCGTGGCCTCCGGCTATATCAGACAAGGGAAGCTCAAAGAAGACATACAAGGTCGTGTGTTGCAACCTCTGCAAAGCTTTAAGAACTTGGACCGCAAAGAgttctcaagaaaaaagatgatggaATTGCAAGAGTGGTTGATGGAGAAGTACCTAGATTATGTGGAATCTATATGGCCCTACTATTGTAGGGCAATCAGGTTTCTAAAGAGGGCTAATCTGATTTAG
- the LOC133675036 gene encoding uncharacterized protein LOC133675036 isoform X2, whose product MNSCGQGSYATFPSRPLSWSKGVKLKQRVTELQMVGRTDMCFSVKQSLRLSAGAFSHGPKVKLLRVSAFKGSAQNDESGGRANGSKVSKKSVKLSYVPKESGETMMDSSKVHSIPVSYTSEANERIAGSPAINKLFKKWLSMLRTQSPSQVADEILEEGPPPREELQQAQNTTQNKERVDIVKSVWYHFLSLDATIKIPILTFIPLFLAVNVMYGAGVSKELTPLWILGPLIVAFYIKLLQGLWALYVFSFRQTIKVIKNVPTYCLVASGYIRQGKLKEDIQGRVLQPLQSFKNLDRKEFSRKKMMELQEWLMEKYLDYVESIWPYYCRAIRFLKRANLI is encoded by the exons ATGAATTCATGTGGACAG GGTTCTTATGCAACATTTCCTTCGAGGCCTTTATCTTGGAGCAAAGGGGTGAAGTTGAAGCAACGAGTAACAGAACTTCAGATGGTAGGGAGAACAGATATGTGTTTTTCAGTAAAACAGAGTCTTCGTTTAAG TGCAGGGGCTTTCTCACATGGACCTAAAGTAAAGCTCTTGAGAGTTTCAGCTTTTAAAGGCAGTGCACAAAATGATGAATCAGGAGGCAGAGCTAATGGATCCAAAGTTTCAAAAAAATCTGTTAAACTTTCTTATGTGCCAAAAGAAAGTGGGGAGACCATGATGGACTCTTCAAAGGTGCATAGTATTCCAGTTTCCTATACTTCTGAAGCAAATGAAAGAATTGCAGGATCCCCtgctattaataaattattcaagaaatGGCTCAGCATGTTGCGCACACAATCTCCAAGTCAAGTTGCAGATGAGATTCTGGAAGAAGGACCTCCTCCAAGGGAAGAATTGCAACAAGCTCAAAATACCACCCAAAATAAGGAGAGAGTTGATATTGTAAAGTCAGTTTGGTATCACTTCCTGAGTCTGGATGCAACAATAAAGATACCCATACTGACATT CATTCCTTTGTTCCTGGCCGTCAATGTGATGTATGGAGCTGGAGTGTCGAAGGAATTGACTCCATTGTGGATTTTGGGTCCCCTTATTGTTGCTTTCTACATCAAGTTACTCCAGGGCTTGTGGGCACTCTATGTTTTCAGCTTTAGGCAGacaattaaagttataaaaaatgTACCTACCTACTGTCTCGTGGCCTCCGGCTATATCAGACAAGGGAAGCTCAAAGAAGACATACAAGGTCGTGTGTTGCAACCTCTGCAAAGCTTTAAGAACTTGGACCGCAAAGAgttctcaagaaaaaagatgatggaATTGCAAGAGTGGTTGATGGAGAAGTACCTAGATTATGTGGAATCTATATGGCCCTACTATTGTAGGGCAATCAGGTTTCTAAAGAGGGCTAATCTGATTTAG